One genomic region from Yersinia canariae encodes:
- a CDS encoding PLP-dependent aminotransferase family protein produces the protein MHIPLDRQQDIPLYLQIEEALRRAILSGVFADGDKLPSTRTLATELSVSRLTVDNAYAELAAKGFLQQRRGSGAYVRYLPPPPSQPQPLLQGEFPLDRFTTVTSRLDGYADIPLPPDTINFAAGIGNPKVFPLDEFRQTLQSILRRHAEEAFSYGDYCGYYPLRDTLSRILSAQGIPTRPEQLLITNGSQHAISLVSQSLLAPGDTVLVEEPTYAEALALFRLHKVNVVALPSDQQGMQLETLPALLAEHQPKLIYCIPNFNNPTGRCMSEGRRHQLLHIARRAGVVILEDDYVGDLRYSGKKLPSLRSLAAPSEVIYVSTFSKMLLPSMRIGYLVADQPHYTQLARLKHVDSFTSSNLIQRALDAFVTIGRYDKQLRRACRLYRQHRDAMAEALTQTLPLGCQFEIPDGGLFIWLQLPENVSVSQLMPLAWQAGVTFARGGGFYTQESSGEFTLRLNFAANSPERIAQGITRLSAAIGQCQAKKSPA, from the coding sequence ATGCATATTCCTTTAGATCGCCAACAAGATATTCCGCTGTATCTGCAAATTGAAGAAGCACTGCGCCGAGCTATCCTCAGTGGTGTGTTCGCTGACGGGGATAAATTGCCATCAACTCGCACTCTGGCTACCGAATTATCCGTTAGCCGTCTCACCGTGGATAACGCCTATGCCGAGTTAGCAGCAAAAGGTTTTTTACAGCAACGGCGTGGGAGCGGGGCCTATGTCCGCTACCTGCCGCCACCGCCAAGTCAGCCACAACCGCTGTTGCAAGGTGAGTTTCCACTCGATCGTTTTACCACCGTGACCTCGCGCCTTGACGGTTATGCTGACATTCCCCTGCCCCCGGACACCATCAATTTTGCCGCAGGGATTGGCAACCCGAAGGTTTTTCCGCTGGATGAATTTCGCCAGACGCTACAATCGATACTGCGGCGTCATGCTGAAGAAGCATTCAGTTACGGCGACTACTGCGGCTATTACCCCTTGCGCGATACTCTCAGCCGTATTCTTTCTGCACAGGGTATCCCGACGCGCCCCGAGCAATTGCTGATAACCAATGGTTCGCAACACGCCATTAGCTTGGTGAGCCAATCACTATTAGCGCCGGGTGATACGGTGTTGGTGGAAGAGCCCACTTATGCCGAAGCACTTGCCCTGTTTCGCCTGCATAAGGTGAATGTTGTTGCACTGCCCAGTGATCAACAGGGCATGCAACTCGAAACCCTGCCCGCGCTGTTAGCTGAACATCAACCTAAACTGATCTATTGCATTCCCAACTTCAATAACCCCACGGGTCGCTGTATGAGTGAGGGCCGTCGCCATCAGCTACTGCACATAGCTCGACGCGCGGGAGTCGTCATCCTTGAGGATGACTATGTGGGTGACTTGCGTTATAGCGGCAAGAAGTTGCCTTCACTGCGCTCACTGGCGGCCCCGAGCGAAGTTATTTATGTCAGTACTTTTTCCAAAATGTTGCTGCCCAGCATGCGCATTGGCTATCTGGTCGCCGACCAACCGCACTACACACAACTGGCGCGCTTAAAACATGTTGATAGTTTTACCAGTTCGAATTTGATCCAGCGGGCGTTGGATGCCTTTGTTACCATTGGGCGTTACGACAAACAATTGCGCCGGGCTTGCCGTTTATATCGCCAACACCGCGATGCTATGGCCGAGGCACTGACACAAACATTGCCGTTGGGTTGCCAGTTTGAAATACCTGATGGCGGGTTATTTATCTGGCTGCAACTGCCTGAAAACGTGTCAGTTTCGCAATTAATGCCACTGGCATGGCAAGCTGGCGTGACCTTCGCGCGAGGTGGCGGATTTTATACCCAAGAATCATCCGGCGAATTTACCCTGCGTTTAAATTTTGCCGCCAACTCCCCGGAACGGATAGCCCAAGGAATTACCCGGCTAAGTGCAGCAATCGGGCAATGTCAGGCAAAAAAAAGCCCGGCATAG
- the truA gene encoding tRNA pseudouridine(38-40) synthase TruA → MSELESAQPENTVAEAAGIKIALGIEYNGSRYFGWQRQQEVASVQGCLEAALSKVANEPIGVFCAGRTDAGVHATGQVVHFLTTAERKDAAWTMGVNSHLPPDIAVRWIKTVDDDFHARFSATARRYRYIIFNHRYRPAVLAQGVTHCYMPLDAEKMEQAAQCLLGENDFTSFRAVQCQSRTPWRNVKHVKVTRHGAYIVVDIKANAFVHHMVRNIVGSLIEIGCGHQSVNWMAELLALKDRTRAAATAKAEGLYLVSVDYPDNFALPKAPMGPLFLADD, encoded by the coding sequence ATGTCCGAACTTGAGTCGGCTCAGCCAGAAAATACCGTGGCTGAAGCTGCGGGTATTAAAATTGCGCTGGGCATTGAATATAACGGCAGTCGCTATTTTGGTTGGCAACGCCAGCAAGAGGTTGCCAGTGTGCAGGGCTGCCTGGAAGCAGCACTCTCAAAAGTTGCCAATGAACCTATTGGCGTATTTTGTGCCGGGCGGACAGATGCCGGAGTGCATGCGACCGGGCAGGTGGTCCATTTTTTGACCACCGCAGAACGCAAAGATGCCGCCTGGACAATGGGGGTCAACAGCCATTTACCGCCAGATATTGCGGTTCGCTGGATAAAAACGGTTGATGATGATTTCCATGCCCGCTTCAGTGCAACTGCTCGCCGTTATCGTTATATCATTTTTAATCATCGCTATCGCCCGGCGGTCTTGGCGCAAGGGGTAACCCATTGTTATATGCCGCTGGATGCCGAAAAAATGGAACAAGCCGCGCAATGTTTGCTCGGTGAGAATGATTTTACCTCGTTCCGTGCGGTACAGTGCCAGTCTCGTACACCATGGCGAAATGTAAAACATGTCAAAGTTACCCGACATGGCGCGTATATCGTGGTAGATATCAAGGCCAACGCGTTCGTGCATCATATGGTGCGTAACATTGTCGGCAGTCTGATAGAGATTGGTTGTGGTCATCAGAGTGTCAACTGGATGGCGGAGTTATTGGCGCTGAAAGACAGAACGCGTGCCGCGGCGACGGCAAAAGCGGAAGGGTTATATTTAGTTTCGGTCGACTATCCCGATAACTTTGCTTTACCGAAAGCGCCGATGGGGCCGCTTTTTTTAGCTGATGACTGA
- a CDS encoding DMT family transporter: protein MNVLFPLFAVIIWSINAVVSKVSATAIDPAAISFYRWVLALLTLTPFLLLGVIRNWQAIRVYWWKLMILGLLGMVLYQSLAYYAAHSVSALFMGILSSLIPLLTVLISIVVLRVAPTVGIALGSVLSLGGLVWLVSAGNPVQLLQHGIGKGELMMFGASASYALYGVLTKRWAIQLPNWQSLYMQIAFGVVLLLPNFLLAPDVQLTAQNIPLVLFAGIPASIIAPYLWIHGVMRLGANTASIFMNLTPVFTAIIAVTFLHEQLHNYHLIGGGITLAGVILAQRLRTPLRRRIAQ from the coding sequence ATGAATGTGTTATTTCCCTTATTCGCGGTGATTATCTGGTCAATCAATGCTGTTGTCAGCAAAGTATCCGCCACCGCCATCGATCCGGCGGCAATCTCTTTCTATCGCTGGGTACTGGCATTACTGACTCTAACGCCATTTTTACTGCTGGGCGTTATCCGCAACTGGCAAGCCATCCGTGTTTATTGGTGGAAACTGATGATTCTGGGGCTGTTAGGTATGGTGCTGTATCAAAGCCTAGCTTATTACGCCGCCCACAGTGTCAGTGCCCTGTTTATGGGAATACTCAGCTCATTGATTCCATTACTTACTGTGCTTATTAGTATTGTGGTGTTACGTGTTGCGCCTACTGTCGGGATTGCATTGGGGAGTGTGCTGTCATTAGGCGGGTTAGTGTGGTTGGTCAGCGCGGGTAATCCGGTACAATTGCTACAGCACGGCATTGGCAAAGGCGAACTGATGATGTTCGGCGCATCAGCATCCTATGCACTCTATGGGGTATTGACCAAGCGCTGGGCGATTCAGTTACCTAACTGGCAATCCCTGTATATGCAAATTGCCTTTGGTGTGGTGCTGTTATTACCAAACTTCCTGCTGGCACCAGATGTGCAATTAACCGCGCAGAATATCCCACTGGTATTATTTGCCGGCATCCCTGCTTCTATTATTGCGCCTTATTTATGGATTCATGGCGTAATGCGACTGGGGGCAAACACCGCGTCAATATTTATGAACCTAACACCGGTATTTACAGCCATTATCGCCGTCACTTTCCTGCATGAGCAATTGCACAATTATCATCTAATTGGTGGTGGTATTACCCTGGCAGGGGTGATCTTAGCTCAACGCCTGCGCACACCATTACGCCGAAGAATAGCGCAATAA
- a CDS encoding AraC family transcriptional regulator, protein MTKPNFPVVAASAPQNLSFRCEIYNANTEFLPHTHAYGQLICVKSGVLAMNIGGQRFLAPPEFSVWVPAGVEHSSYNRKPMHFRAIDIAQEFCDELPTSACLINVSPIFNAIVEDCFSRGLFMPESEQDIRLGRVLIDQLRISPVQCTYLPTSQDKLLSPILTALERCPSDNTSLALWAKRVYTTERTLSRRCQQELGMAFSEWRQRLRFLHAISLLEQGLTVQNVALDVGYSSASAFIAMFQQVSGTTPERFRRSNPLHT, encoded by the coding sequence ATGACAAAACCTAATTTTCCGGTGGTTGCTGCCAGCGCGCCGCAGAACTTGTCTTTCCGCTGTGAGATATACAATGCCAATACTGAATTCCTGCCTCATACCCATGCCTATGGGCAATTGATCTGTGTTAAATCGGGCGTGTTAGCAATGAATATTGGCGGCCAGCGCTTTCTGGCACCCCCTGAATTCAGTGTTTGGGTTCCCGCTGGTGTCGAGCATTCCAGCTATAATCGCAAGCCGATGCATTTTCGCGCCATTGATATTGCACAGGAATTCTGTGATGAGCTCCCCACGTCAGCTTGCCTTATCAATGTCAGCCCGATTTTTAACGCCATCGTGGAGGATTGTTTCTCTCGTGGCTTATTTATGCCAGAAAGTGAGCAAGATATACGTTTGGGGCGCGTGTTAATTGACCAGCTCAGAATTTCACCAGTGCAATGTACTTATTTGCCTACCTCACAAGATAAGTTGTTGTCGCCCATTCTAACGGCGCTGGAGCGCTGCCCATCAGACAATACGTCGTTGGCACTCTGGGCGAAGCGGGTCTATACGACGGAGCGAACATTATCGCGCCGTTGCCAGCAAGAGTTGGGGATGGCGTTTAGTGAATGGCGGCAACGATTGCGTTTTTTACATGCAATTTCTTTGCTGGAACAAGGGCTAACGGTGCAAAATGTCGCCCTTGATGTGGGGTATAGCTCAGCGTCCGCATTTATTGCGATGTTTCAGCAAGTTTCCGGGACGACGCCAGAGCGTTTTCGTCGGAGTAATCCCCTTCATACTTGA
- a CDS encoding DedA family protein, giving the protein MEFIRFVIDFILHIDVHLAELVAQYGVWVYGILFLILFCETGLVVTPFLPGDSLLFVAGALASLPSNDINVHIMVALMVTAAILGDAINYTIGRVFGEKLFSNPDSKIFRRSYLDKTHQFYEKHGGKAIILARFVPIIRTFAPFVAGMGKMSYRHFAAYNVIGALVWVLLFTYAGYLFGNVPIVQNNLKLLIVVIIVVSILPGVFEVWRHRRAAARQKNQ; this is encoded by the coding sequence ATGGAATTTATACGTTTCGTTATTGATTTTATTTTACATATTGATGTTCATTTAGCGGAGTTGGTGGCGCAGTATGGGGTCTGGGTTTACGGCATTTTATTCCTGATTTTATTCTGTGAAACGGGTCTGGTGGTAACGCCATTCTTGCCGGGAGATTCTTTGTTATTTGTGGCCGGCGCATTGGCCTCATTGCCTTCTAATGATATCAATGTTCACATTATGGTGGCCTTGATGGTAACCGCCGCCATTCTGGGGGATGCAATTAACTACACCATTGGCCGAGTGTTTGGTGAAAAGTTATTCAGTAATCCAGATTCCAAGATTTTCCGTCGCAGTTATCTGGATAAAACCCATCAGTTTTACGAAAAGCATGGTGGTAAAGCGATTATCTTGGCGCGATTTGTACCGATCATTCGTACTTTTGCGCCCTTTGTCGCCGGTATGGGTAAAATGTCCTATCGTCACTTTGCCGCTTATAACGTGATTGGGGCGTTAGTATGGGTGCTGTTATTCACTTATGCTGGTTACCTGTTTGGTAATGTGCCTATCGTGCAGAACAATCTGAAATTGCTGATTGTCGTCATTATTGTGGTGTCAATTTTGCCGGGTGTATTCGAGGTTTGGCGGCATCGGCGTGCGGCCGCGCGTCAGAAAAATCAGTAA
- a CDS encoding DMT family transporter: MAVPAGLPPSFIRTPLMGSGFFTGKRQGYALAIISAMLLGFTGIIIRILTVHYHLPTSVLAFWRAGLVAAVLLPILLVIRPEWAKLRRDQVKFYLSYGLLLAVFNGLWTESVALNGASISTILVYCSVGFTVFLGWIFYNEYMGWRELFVIVISLAGCFLVSDGVNITATDFNFIGLFIGLASGIGYSFYTLAGRIATDRRYPVWNTILYVFGFSAVYQWIFNQFLMWFPVPGLQQMVGDVFFLSAGAQGIQWSGWGLLLILAAGPTLLGFGLFNLSLKTLPLAVASLILTLELVFTAVIAYFLLDETLSASQLLGSALVLLGVLMLHRKDNTVGEIATTDSRGAISP; the protein is encoded by the coding sequence ATGGCAGTACCGGCGGGATTACCCCCATCATTTATCCGCACTCCGCTGATGGGCAGCGGCTTTTTTACCGGCAAACGGCAAGGGTACGCACTGGCCATTATCAGTGCCATGTTATTAGGTTTTACCGGGATTATTATCCGCATCCTCACTGTACATTATCATTTGCCCACATCTGTCTTAGCTTTTTGGCGCGCGGGGTTGGTTGCAGCCGTCCTGTTGCCCATTTTATTAGTCATCAGGCCCGAGTGGGCCAAATTACGCCGCGACCAAGTGAAATTCTATTTGTCTTATGGCCTACTGTTGGCGGTATTTAATGGATTATGGACAGAATCCGTCGCGTTAAACGGGGCGTCGATATCCACTATCTTGGTTTATTGCTCGGTAGGTTTTACTGTTTTTCTGGGCTGGATTTTTTATAACGAATATATGGGCTGGCGCGAGCTATTCGTTATTGTAATCAGTCTGGCGGGTTGTTTTTTGGTCAGTGATGGCGTGAATATCACGGCGACAGATTTTAATTTTATCGGTTTATTTATTGGGCTAGCGTCGGGAATTGGTTACAGCTTTTATACTCTGGCTGGACGAATTGCCACTGACCGCCGTTATCCAGTGTGGAATACCATTTTGTATGTATTTGGTTTCTCTGCCGTCTATCAATGGATATTTAATCAGTTTCTGATGTGGTTCCCGGTGCCCGGGTTGCAGCAGATGGTGGGAGATGTATTTTTCTTGTCTGCAGGGGCGCAAGGTATTCAATGGTCTGGCTGGGGATTATTGCTGATTTTGGCAGCAGGGCCGACATTACTGGGCTTTGGTTTATTTAATCTGAGTTTGAAAACTCTCCCGTTGGCCGTGGCCAGTTTGATATTAACTTTGGAATTGGTGTTTACTGCTGTAATTGCATATTTTCTGTTAGACGAAACCTTATCGGCTTCGCAATTACTTGGCAGCGCATTGGTCTTATTAGGCGTATTAATGCTGCACAGAAAAGATAATACAGTGGGTGAGATAGCCACAACGGATAGCCGTGGCGCTATCTCACCTTAA
- the accD gene encoding acetyl-CoA carboxylase, carboxyltransferase subunit beta: MSWIERILNKSNITQTRKASIPEGVWTKCDSCGQVLYRAELERNLEVCPKCDHHMRMSARARLHMLLDAGSEVELGSELEPKDILKFKDSKKYKDRLSAAQKETGEKDALVAMKGTLQGMPIVAVSFEFAFMGGSMASVVGARFVRAVEQALEDNCPLVCFSSSGGARMQEALMSLMQMAKTSAALAKMQERGLPYISVLTDPTMGGVSASLAMLGDINIAEPKALIGFAGPRVIEQTVREKLPPGFQRSEFLIEKGAIDMIIRRPVMRQTLASILSKLTHQPQPSVVEVKADAAVTDNQADA, from the coding sequence ATGAGCTGGATTGAACGAATTCTTAACAAAAGCAATATCACACAAACCCGTAAAGCGAGTATTCCTGAAGGGGTGTGGACAAAATGCGACAGTTGCGGTCAGGTACTTTATCGTGCTGAATTAGAACGTAATCTGGAAGTGTGTCCTAAGTGTGATCACCACATGCGTATGTCAGCCCGAGCACGGTTACATATGCTGTTGGATGCAGGCAGTGAAGTTGAATTGGGTAGCGAACTGGAGCCGAAGGACATCCTGAAATTCAAGGATTCCAAAAAGTATAAAGACCGCCTCTCAGCTGCGCAAAAAGAGACGGGCGAAAAAGATGCTTTGGTTGCCATGAAAGGAACCTTGCAGGGTATGCCTATTGTGGCTGTTTCATTTGAATTCGCCTTTATGGGTGGGTCAATGGCATCAGTTGTGGGGGCTCGCTTTGTTCGCGCGGTAGAACAGGCACTGGAAGATAATTGCCCACTGGTGTGCTTCTCTTCTAGTGGCGGTGCTCGTATGCAGGAAGCATTGATGTCCTTGATGCAGATGGCAAAAACCAGTGCTGCTTTAGCTAAAATGCAAGAGCGCGGCTTGCCTTATATCTCAGTGTTGACTGACCCGACCATGGGCGGTGTTTCCGCCAGTCTGGCGATGTTGGGCGATATCAATATTGCTGAGCCAAAAGCATTGATTGGCTTTGCTGGCCCTCGCGTTATTGAGCAAACCGTTCGTGAAAAGCTGCCGCCGGGTTTCCAGCGCAGTGAATTCTTGATTGAAAAAGGCGCTATCGACATGATAATTCGCCGCCCGGTTATGCGCCAGACGCTGGCCAGTATCTTGTCGAAACTGACTCATCAACCGCAGCCAAGCGTGGTTGAGGTCAAGGCTGATGCTGCTGTGACTGATAATCAGGCTGATGCCTGA
- the pdxB gene encoding 4-phosphoerythronate dehydrogenase PdxB: protein MKILVDENMPYADALFQRLGDVQAVPGRPIPLDALAGADALMVRSVTKVNEALLQGTSIRFVGTATAGTDHVDDNWLQQQGIGFSAAPGCNAIAVVEYVFSALMMMAERDGFQLRDKTVGIIGVGNVGSRLNARLQALGVRTLLCDPPRADRGDKETFWPLEKLVREADVLTFHTPLNKTGAYQSLHMADDELLAALPDGRILINACRGAVVDNAALLRALEKGKKLSVVLDVWEPEPELSLPLLARVDIGTPHIAGYTLEGKARGTTQVFEAFSQYLGQPQSVELASLLPAPEFSQLQLNGELDEGTLKRLMHLVYDVRRDDAPLRRVAGQPGEFDRLRKHYQERREWSSLCVQCDDAASAELLQKLGFSTQLR, encoded by the coding sequence GTGAAAATTCTGGTTGATGAGAATATGCCGTACGCCGATGCGCTATTCCAGCGGTTAGGTGATGTTCAGGCGGTGCCGGGGCGACCAATCCCCCTTGATGCACTGGCTGGTGCCGACGCGCTGATGGTGCGCTCGGTCACCAAAGTGAATGAAGCGCTGTTGCAAGGCACTTCAATTCGTTTTGTGGGCACGGCGACTGCTGGCACTGACCATGTCGATGATAACTGGCTACAGCAACAGGGTATTGGCTTTTCTGCTGCGCCTGGGTGCAATGCTATTGCTGTGGTTGAATATGTTTTCTCCGCGCTGATGATGATGGCCGAACGTGATGGTTTCCAGTTGCGTGATAAAACTGTCGGTATCATTGGTGTCGGCAATGTGGGCTCACGGCTGAATGCTCGCCTACAAGCTCTGGGCGTTCGCACACTTCTGTGTGATCCTCCGCGTGCGGATCGGGGCGATAAAGAGACGTTTTGGCCACTGGAAAAACTGGTGCGCGAGGCTGATGTTCTCACCTTCCATACGCCGCTTAATAAAACTGGTGCTTATCAAAGTTTGCACATGGCAGATGATGAATTACTGGCTGCGCTGCCGGATGGCCGCATTCTGATTAATGCTTGTCGCGGTGCGGTTGTCGATAATGCTGCATTGCTCCGCGCGCTGGAGAAAGGCAAAAAACTCAGTGTGGTATTGGATGTGTGGGAGCCAGAGCCAGAGTTATCTTTGCCGCTGCTGGCCCGTGTTGATATCGGAACCCCCCATATCGCTGGATACACATTAGAAGGCAAAGCTCGCGGCACCACTCAAGTGTTTGAGGCATTCAGCCAGTATTTGGGTCAACCACAATCTGTCGAGCTTGCTTCCTTATTGCCAGCGCCAGAATTCAGCCAATTACAGTTAAATGGTGAGTTGGACGAAGGCACATTAAAACGATTGATGCACTTGGTGTATGATGTGCGCCGCGATGATGCGCCGCTGCGCCGTGTTGCGGGCCAACCGGGTGAATTTGACCGCCTGCGCAAGCACTATCAAGAACGGCGTGAATGGTCGTCACTCTGTGTGCAGTGCGACGATGCCGCCAGTGCTGAGTTGTTACAGAAATTAGGGTTTAGTACTCAATTACGCTAA
- a CDS encoding protein disulfide oxidoreductase, with amino-acid sequence MNRLKRWGKELVVLLLLVAVVSFAMDWLRSPQTPADWQDSALQTLAGNTVSLQEMSQEKPLLIYFWATWCGVCKFTTPSVNQLVQEGENVLTVALRSGDPAQVETWLRKKGYQLPVINDPQGQLSAQWQINVTPTVVILYQGKMVQHTSGWTSYWGMKLRLWLASF; translated from the coding sequence ATGAATCGCTTAAAACGCTGGGGGAAAGAGCTGGTGGTTTTGTTGCTGCTGGTGGCGGTGGTTTCGTTCGCAATGGATTGGCTGCGTAGCCCGCAAACCCCAGCGGATTGGCAGGATTCGGCCTTACAAACACTGGCAGGAAATACCGTTTCCTTACAGGAAATGAGTCAGGAAAAACCTCTGCTTATCTATTTCTGGGCGACATGGTGCGGAGTGTGTAAATTCACCACGCCCAGCGTCAATCAGTTAGTGCAAGAGGGCGAAAATGTTCTGACTGTGGCGCTACGTTCTGGTGATCCCGCGCAAGTTGAAACTTGGCTGCGCAAAAAAGGCTATCAATTGCCAGTGATTAATGACCCGCAAGGCCAGTTATCAGCTCAGTGGCAAATTAATGTCACACCGACGGTGGTCATCCTCTATCAAGGTAAGATGGTACAGCACACCAGCGGCTGGACCAGCTACTGGGGGATGAAACTGCGCTTATGGCTGGCATCTTTCTAA
- the folC gene encoding bifunctional tetrahydrofolate synthase/dihydrofolate synthase: MNNHQIPQATSPLAAWLYYLEHLHSQPIELGLERVKQVAERLDLLQPAPKVFTIAGTNGKGTTCCTLESILLAAGLRVGVYSSPHLLRYTERVRIQGQELPEAEHSHSFAKIEAGREGISLTYFEFGTLSALQLFKQAKLDVVILEVGLGGRLDATNIVDSDVAAITSIAIDHTDWLGFDRESIGREKAGVFRGSKPAVVGEPDMPQSIAEVATKLGAQLYQRDSAWQFSQQELVDQQKSCWSWQCADRQWCNLPLPNVPLANAATALAVLHYSGLPLSEDIIRQGLQAASLPGRFQIVSEEPLLILDVAHNPHAARYLTDKLAQLPKQGKVRAVVGMLSDKDIGGTLACLSEQVDEWYCAPLEGPRGASAEQLAEHLAQSRQFSDVETAWRQAMQDAEPQDVVIVCGSFHTVAHVMEASGL, encoded by the coding sequence ATGAACAACCATCAAATTCCCCAAGCCACGTCGCCTTTGGCCGCGTGGCTTTACTATCTCGAGCATTTACATTCTCAGCCAATCGAGCTGGGGCTGGAACGGGTAAAACAGGTTGCTGAGCGTTTGGATTTGCTTCAGCCTGCCCCGAAAGTATTTACCATTGCCGGCACGAATGGCAAAGGCACCACTTGTTGTACCCTGGAATCAATTTTACTTGCAGCCGGTCTGCGTGTCGGGGTTTACAGCTCACCTCATCTCTTGCGTTACACCGAGCGCGTTCGTATTCAGGGGCAAGAACTGCCTGAAGCTGAACATAGCCATTCTTTTGCCAAAATTGAAGCTGGGCGCGAAGGTATCTCACTGACTTACTTCGAATTTGGCACTTTATCGGCACTGCAACTCTTTAAGCAGGCTAAGCTTGATGTGGTGATTTTAGAAGTTGGCCTCGGAGGACGTTTGGATGCGACTAATATTGTTGACTCAGATGTTGCTGCCATCACCAGTATTGCGATAGACCACACAGACTGGCTGGGATTCGACAGAGAAAGCATTGGCCGGGAAAAAGCCGGTGTATTCCGTGGCAGTAAACCCGCTGTTGTGGGCGAACCCGATATGCCTCAGTCTATTGCAGAGGTTGCTACAAAACTCGGCGCTCAATTGTATCAACGAGATAGCGCCTGGCAATTCAGCCAGCAAGAACTTGTTGATCAACAAAAAAGCTGCTGGAGCTGGCAATGCGCTGACCGACAATGGTGTAATTTGCCGCTGCCGAATGTACCGCTGGCTAATGCCGCAACTGCGCTGGCTGTATTGCATTATTCCGGATTGCCATTGAGCGAAGATATCATTCGTCAGGGGTTACAAGCTGCCAGTTTACCCGGGCGTTTTCAGATAGTTAGCGAAGAACCTTTGCTGATTTTGGATGTTGCTCATAACCCTCATGCCGCGCGTTATTTGACGGACAAACTCGCGCAATTGCCGAAGCAGGGTAAAGTTCGGGCGGTGGTGGGGATGCTATCAGATAAAGATATTGGCGGTACGCTGGCGTGTTTATCTGAGCAAGTTGATGAATGGTACTGTGCGCCGCTGGAAGGGCCGCGTGGGGCCAGTGCGGAGCAATTAGCCGAGCATTTAGCGCAATCACGCCAATTTAGTGATGTCGAAACCGCCTGGCGTCAGGCTATGCAAGATGCAGAACCACAGGATGTGGTTATTGTCTGTGGCTCTTTCCATACTGTCGCACATGTGATGGAAGCATCGGGTTTGTGA
- a CDS encoding aspartate-semialdehyde dehydrogenase: MSDGWNIALLGATGAVGEALLELLNERQFPVGELYPLASERSAGATVRFNGKSILVENAAEFDWSQAQLAFFVAGQEASQQYAEEAGNAGCLVIDSSGLFAMEPDVPLVVPSVNPQVLADYRNRNIVAVADSLTSQLLTAIKPLTEQAGLSRLHVTALISASAHGKVAVDDLAGQSAKLLNGIPAEQGFFAKQLAFNVLPLLADEEGSVREERRLVDQVRKVLQDEGLPISVSCIQSPVFYGQAQVVHLEALRPISSDEARSELENCEDIQLSEEDDYPTQVSDASGSDVLSIGCVRNDYGIPEVLQFWSVADNIRFGGALMAIETAERLLQEQLY, translated from the coding sequence ATGTCTGACGGCTGGAATATTGCTCTGTTAGGAGCAACGGGCGCAGTAGGTGAAGCTTTGCTGGAGCTGTTAAATGAGCGCCAGTTCCCGGTTGGTGAATTGTATCCTCTGGCCAGCGAGCGCAGTGCGGGTGCTACCGTGCGCTTCAACGGCAAAAGCATATTAGTTGAAAATGCCGCAGAATTTGACTGGTCGCAGGCGCAACTGGCCTTCTTTGTTGCGGGTCAGGAAGCTTCGCAGCAATATGCGGAAGAAGCGGGTAATGCAGGTTGTCTGGTCATTGACAGCAGCGGCTTGTTCGCGATGGAGCCGGATGTGCCATTAGTGGTCCCCAGTGTGAACCCACAAGTATTGGCGGATTATCGCAATCGCAATATTGTGGCAGTTGCTGACAGCCTAACCAGCCAGTTGTTAACCGCGATTAAACCATTGACTGAACAGGCCGGTTTGTCCCGTCTGCATGTCACCGCACTGATTTCTGCTTCCGCCCATGGCAAAGTTGCAGTGGATGACCTCGCGGGGCAAAGTGCCAAACTGCTCAATGGCATTCCCGCTGAGCAAGGTTTTTTCGCCAAACAATTAGCATTTAACGTTTTGCCACTGCTGGCTGACGAAGAGGGCAGTGTGCGCGAAGAGCGCCGTTTGGTGGATCAGGTGCGTAAAGTCTTACAAGACGAAGGGTTACCAATCTCCGTGAGCTGTATTCAGTCGCCGGTATTTTATGGCCAGGCGCAGGTGGTTCATCTGGAAGCTTTACGCCCGATCTCCTCGGATGAAGCTCGCAGCGAACTGGAAAATTGTGAAGATATCCAGTTATCTGAAGAAGATGATTACCCAACTCAAGTCAGTGATGCTTCCGGCAGTGATGTTTTAAGTATCGGTTGTGTCCGCAATGACTATGGTATTCCCGAGGTATTGCAGTTCTGGTCGGTAGCCGACAATATTCGTTTTGGTGGCGCATTAATGGCAATTGAAACGGCGGAGCGCCTGTTGCAGGAGCAACTATACTGA